From the Fulvia fulva chromosome 2, complete sequence genome, one window contains:
- a CDS encoding putative amino-acid permease yields MPINLIGLGSHTAILGVFNVTAIALDWSYCIPIGCRSLFGKFQPGPWNLDKAGPFMNYDIVDLAGILAFAALHWFKGGRKFYTGPVVEADINEDPSRGGRSSDDELMKNEEMRSQSGDKGHAVVTK; encoded by the exons ATGCCCATCAACCTCATCGGCTTGGGATCTCACACCGCCATCCTCGGCGTCTTCAACGTCACCGCCATCGCGTTGGATTGGAGTTACTGCATTCCAATAGGATGCCGTTCACTCTTTGGCAAGTTCCAGCCGGGGCCGTGGAATCTGGACAAGGCGGGACCGTTT ATGAACTACGACATCGTGGACCTAGCCGGCATCCTCGCCTTCGCGGCGCTCCACTGGTTCAAGGGAGGACGCAAGTTCTACACTGGGCCGGTTGTGGAAGCTGACATCAACGAGGACCCCTCTCGAGGCGGTCGTAGTAGTGATGATGAGCTGATGAAGAATGAGGAGATGCGTTCGCAGAGTGGAGATAAGGGACATGCAGTGGTGACAAAGTGA
- a CDS encoding PXMP2/4 family protein 3, whose translation MSQVKFEQKETIRTTSGAGGSGGPPSGGKEDFAHKVGDALTKGSGPNGYLAWYLKKLQEDPLRTKMITSGTLAGLQEFLASWIAKDRSKHGHYFTSRVPKMAVYGAFISAPLGHVMISILQKMFAGRTSLRAKIMQIIVSNLIISPIQNAVYLTSMAIIAGARTFHQIRATVRAGFMPVMKVSWVTSPLALAFAQAFLPNEVWVPFFNAVGFIIGTYINAHTKKKRLQALRRKYQDSSRTNDGRDGRDGRSEYGGSRPGPGAY comes from the exons ATGTCGCAAGTCAAGTTCGAGCAGAAGGAGACCATCCGCACCACGAGCGGAGCTGGCGGTAGTGGCGGACCGCCGTCAGGAGGCAAAGAGGATTTTGCACACAAGGTCGGCGATGCCTTGACCAAAGGATCAGGCCCCAATGGGTACCTTGCC TGGTACCTCAAGAAGCTCCAAGAAGACCCGCTGCGCACCAAGATGATCACATCTGGCACACTAGCTGGTCTGCAAGAGTTCCTTGCCTCGTGGATCGCGAAGGACCGCAGCAAGCATGGCCACTACTTCACGAGTAGAGTGCCGAAGATGGCTGTGTATGGTGCCTTCATCAGTGCGCCTCTGGGTCATGTCATGATCTCTATCCTTCAGAAGATGTTCGCTGGCAGGACAAGTCTGCGCGCAAAGATTATGCAGATCATTGTGTCTAACTTGATC ATCTCGCCCATCCAGAACGCCGTCTACCTCACGTCAATGGCCATCATCGCAGGCGCCCGCACATTCCACCAGATCCGCGCGACCGTACGAGCAGGCTTCATGCCAGTCATGAAGGTCTCCTGGGTCACATCCCCACTGGCCCTCGCCTTCGCGCAGGCCTTCCTTCCAAACGAAGTCTGGGTGCCATTCTTCAACGCCGTCGGATTCATCATCGGTACATACATCAACGCGCACACGAAGAAGAAGAGGCTGCAAGCTCTGCGAAGGAAGTACCAGGACAGCAGCAGAACGAACGACGGAAGAGACGGTCGCGACGGACGCAGTGAATACGGCGGCAGTCGGCCAGGTCCTGGTGCGTACTAG
- a CDS encoding NADH dehydrogenase (ubiquinone) complex I, assembly factor 6, with protein sequence MLAMATRSVLGRSWEGCRATAAETRFLAAQSPRRCASSDVNAAPAAVPSSKEMASARTFCLDLLRKYDMPSSLLLPYIPSHARDAYIALRAFNIDVARTADTTSTPMIGSMRLQFQRDAVTKSLAGSPPKQPIALLLALAAEDIQARSEGKQKFSKSWFLRIIDTREKYLSNPPYQTLEDLERYAENTYSTLLYLTLQALPMASLTADHIASHIGKAAGIAAVLRGLPLIAFPGPQNHHSNQGQFPGDVGASKHGAVMLPVDVMVDAGVREEDVLRSGADAPGLRDAVFAVATRANDHLITARQMITNIKAGQEAGHEFEHQDEEEHAYLPSTGKQETQAQEVERAFGVYMPAVATQMWLDKLQKHDFDVFQPKLRVTDWKLPFSAYWAYSRRKL encoded by the coding sequence ATGTTGGCCATGGCGACGAGATCAGTCCTTGGGAGAAGCTGGGAAGGCTGCAGGGCGACGGCGGCAGAAACGAGATTTCTCGCAGCACAATCGCCACGAAGATGTGCCTCCTCAGATGTCAATGCAGCACCAGCAGCAGTACCATCGTCAAAAGAGATGGCGAGTGCAAGGACATTCTGCTTGGATCTGCTTCGGAAATATGATATGCCATCATCGCTGCTCTTGCCATACATCCCAAGTCATGCCCGAGATGCATATATCGCTCTAAGAGCATTCAACATTGATGTCGCCCGCACGGCAGACACAACATCGACTCCCATGATTGGATCCATGCGATTACAGTTCCAACGAGATGCCGTCACGAAGTCCTTAGCAGGCTCGCCACCAAAACAACCCATCGCCCTCCTTCTTGCCCTGGCAGCTGAAGATATCCAAGCCAGAAGCGAAGGCAAGCAGAAGTTCAGCAAAAGCTGGTTTCTGCGCATCATTGATACGCGCGAGAAGTATCTTTCCAATCCGCCTTATCAAACGCTTGAGGATCTGGAGAGGTATGCGGAGAACACCTACAGCACTCTGTTATACTTGACCCTGCAAGCGCTGCCCATGGCAAGCCTGACGGCCGATCACATCGCATCGCACATTGGGAAAGCCGCTGGTATCGCGGCTGTACTTCGCGGACTTCCACTGATCGCATTCCCTGGACCACAGAACCATCACAGCAATCAGGGTCAGTTCCCAGGAGACGTCGGTGCATCAAAGCATGGCGCCGTAATGCTGCCCGTGGATGTTATGGTCGATGCCGGAGTGAGGGAAGAAGATGTGCTGCGAAGTGGTGCAGATGCCCCCGGTCTTCGCGATGCAGTCTTTGCTGTGGCCACGCGAGCCAATGATCATTTGATCACAGCGAGGCAAATGATTACCAACATCAAAGCCGGCCAAGAAGCTGGCCATGAGTTCGAGCACCAGGACGAAGAGGAGCACGCATATCTGCCTTCCACTGGCAAGCAGGAGACGCAAGCGCAGGAAGTCGAGCGAGCATTTGGTGTGTACATGCCTGCAGTCGCGACGCAGATGTGGCTCGATAAGCTGCAGAAGCATGATTTCGATGTCTTCCAGCCGAAGCTCAGGGTCACAGACTGGAAGCTACCATTCTCGGCATATTGGGCTTATAGCAGAAGGAAGCTTTGA
- a CDS encoding DNA repair protein RAD5, protein MDIDERPHKKRRFFAEASSPTNASLTAETSRPDERDALPAEPEHRPNGAANQENVFDADTFASIVGGHVSQAAIRSLQDAHGNNLERAINAYFDGSWKATLASPRKKSVDTKQRRLDMNRGESSSKASASNVTSPPRTQPALESMPEMRYVGALGVAGWTTTSGSNVIKGGDTVKIQRDRQKALQPGKLGRGRNPIRKTQDVIVRFTNPKGSEIGRLEKDAAMWIGALMDQKVCHFEGHCIYAPDRIRTNETIYLQLKCFLLRPVFGAGKLVKPSDSNRSTNFFEAKETSEERDLRLRQIGLVKLFSEINLQPATTNELTAKHKRDGILQSAEMAEQFDQQDESKRKSSQDKENGGSSPPSEENEDGEELEQDQLDSLYKKAQSFDFNTPEAQPAATFTMHLRKYQRQALHWMLQKETREQAEQKQQSMHPLWEEYSWPTKDAEDKDLPDVQNLDKFYVNPYSGELSLDFPVQEQTCLGGILADEMGLGKTIEMLSLIHSHKSPEHEGVIGDTDSHIDAVGSLARQPMNSSTIKRAPATTLVVAPMSLLAQWASEAEKASKAGTLKVLVYYGSEKGVNLQTICSGSNIGSAPNVIITSYGVVLSEFNSVANALAGNRAASGGLFGVEYWRIILDEAHMIKNRSSKTAKACYELAATHRWVLTGTPIVNRLEDLFSLVRFLRVEPWSNFSFWKTFITAPFEKGEFVRALDVVQTVLEPLVLRRTKDMKTPDGEALVPLPPKTINVEKVKLSGLEDDVYQHIFHRAKRTFAENVSAGTLMKSYTTIFAQILRLRQSCCHPILTRNKSIVADEDDAAAAADIANGLADDMDLGALIERFEADEGEQDASKYGAHVLKQIQDESEMECPICSEEPMEEQAVTGCWHSACKKCLLDYIEHQSAKGELPRCFNCREPINARDVFEVIKHEDDDYVEADESDALNAAIGDGEEDDLYGCTQDDNQKIAPTKPTVRISLRRVNQLSSAKINTLLTQLKRLRKAEPTTKSVVFSQFTSFLDLLAPALTAAGISHLRFDGSMAQKERAKVLADFASRPKFTILLLSLRAGGVGLNLTCAKRVFMMDPWWSFAVEAQAIDRVHRMGQTEEVSVTRFIVEGSIEEKMLKVQERKKFIASSLGMMSEEEKKTQRIEDIKELLS, encoded by the exons ATGGACATCGATGAGAGACCACATAAGAAGAGGAGATTCTTCGCAGAAGCATCATCGCCTACCAACGCCTCCCTTACAGCAGAAACGAGTCGGCCCGACGAGAGAGATGCGTTGCCAGCAGAGCCAGAACATAGACCAAATGGAGCGGCGAACCAGGAGAATGTCTTCGACGCGGATACCTTTGCGAGCATAGTCGGTGGACATGTGTCGCAAGCTGCGATACGGAGCCTACAAGATGCACACGGCAACAATCTCGAGCGGGCCATCAACGCTTACTTTGATGGCTCGTGGAAGGCGACGCTCGCTTCGCCACGGAAAAAGTCTGTCGACACAAAGCAACGTCGCCTCGATATGAATCGAGGAGAGAGCTCTTCCAAGGCATCAGCTTCCAATGTAACGAGCCCGCCACGAACACAGCCAGCACTCGAGTCCATGCCAGAGATGCGATATGTCGGTGCACTGGGCGTAGCTGGTTGGACAACGACGAGTGGCAGTAATGTCATAAAAGGAGGAGATACCGTCAAGATTCAGCGAGACCGGCAAAAGGCACTGCAGCCTGGGAAACTGGGAAGAGGCAGGAACCCGATCAGGAAGACGCAGGATGTCATCGTTCGCTTCACAAACCCGAAAGGCTCGGAGATTGGGCGGCTAGAGAAGGATGCTGCCATGTGGATCGGTGCATTGATGGACCAGAAAGTGTGTCACTTTGAAGGACACTGTATCTACGCGCCAGACCGGATCCGGACCAACGAGACCATATATTTGCAGCTCAAATGCTTTTTGTTGCGTCCTGTCTTTGGCGCAGGCAAACTGGTCAAGCCCAGCGACAGCAATCGCTCGACCAACTTCTTCGAGGCGAAAGAGACTTCGGAGGAACGAGATCTACGGCTTCGGCAGATAGGACTGGTGAAGCTTTTCTCAGAGATCAATCTGCAGCCCGCTACGACGAACGAGCTCACCGCGAAGCACAAGCGAGATGGTATTCTGCAATCTGCCGAGATGGCGGAACAATTCGACCAGCAAGACGAATCCAAGCGGAAGTCAAGTCAGGATAAAGAGAATGGCGGATCCAGCCCACCTTCCGAGGAGAACGAAGACGGCGAGGAGCTCGAGCAGGATCAACTTGATTCACTGTACAAGAAGGCGCAGTCATTCGACTTCAACACGCCAGAAGCACAGCCGGCAGCGACGTTCACGATGCATCTTCGCAAATACCAAAGGCAAGCTCTTCACTGGATGCTGCAAAAGGAGACACGAGAGCAGGCAGAGCAGAAACAGCAGAGCATGCATCCGCTGTGGGAAGAGTACTCCTGGCCGACCAAAGACGCCGAAGACAAGGATTTGCCTGATGTTCAGAACCTCGACAAGTTCTACGTCAACCCATACAGCGGTGAGCTGAGCTTGGACTTTCCGGTGCAAGAGCAGACGTGTTTGGGTGGCATTCTGGCAGATGAGATGGGTCTCGGCAAGACCATCGAAATGCTTTCCCTAATCCACTCGCACAAGTCACCCGAGCACGAGGGCGTCATTGGGGATACTGACTCACATATCGACGCAGTCGGTAGTCTGGCAAGACAACCAATGAATTCAAGCACCATCAAGCGAGCGCCAGCCACCACGCTCGTCGTCGCGCCAATGTCACTCCTGGCACAGTGGGCGAGCGAAGCCGAGAAAGCGTCGAAGGCTGGCACTTTGAAGGTGTTGGTATACTACGGCAGCGAGAAGGGCGTAAATCTCCAGACGATCTGCTCGGGCTCCAACATCGGCTCAGCTCCCAACGTCATCATCACAAGCTATGGTGTCGTCCTCTCAGAGTTCAACTCGGTAGCTAATGCGCTTGCCGGCAACCGCGCAGCATCTGGAGGACTCTTTGGTGTTGAGTACTGGAGGATCATACTCGACGAAGCTCACATGATCAAGAACAGGTCCTCAAAGACGGCAAAGGCATGCTATGAGCTTGCCGCCACACATCGCTGGGTGTTGACCGGCACACCTATCGTCAACAGGCTTGAAGACCTTTTCAGTCTTGTACGATTCCTGCGGGTAGAGCCTTGGAGCAACTTCAGCTTCTGGAAGACGTTCATCACGGCGCCATTCGAAAAGGGCGAGTTTGTGCGTGCGCTTGATGTTGTACAGACTGTACTTGAGCCGTTGGTACTTCGTCGAACCAAAGACATGAAAACACCAGACGGCGAAGCGCTTGTACCTTTGCCGCCGAAGACAATCAACGTCGAGAAGGTCAAGCTCTCGGGTCTGGAGGATGATGTCTACCAGCACATTTTCCATCGAGCGAAGAGGACCTTCGCAGAGAACGTCTCGGCTGGCACGCTGATGAAGAGCTACACCACAATCTTTGCTCAGATCTTGAGGCTGCGACAGAGTTGTTGCCATCCAATATTGACTCGCAATAAGTCAATAGTAGCCGACGAAGACGATGCTGCCGCAGCAGCAGACATCGCGAACGGTCTTGCCGACGACATGGATCTTGGTGCTCTGATCGAGCGCTTCGAGGCCGACGAAGGCGAGCAAGATGCTAGCAAGTATGGAGCACATGTCCTGAAGCAGATACAAGACGAGTCCGAGATGGAATGCCCGATTTGCAGCGAAGAGCCAATGGAAGAGCAAGCTGTGACAGGATGCTGGCATTCGGCTTGCAAGAAATGCCTACTCGACTACATCGAACATCAGAGTGCTAAAGGCGAGCTACCCAGATGTTTCAACTGTCGGGAGCCGATCAATGCTCGTGATGTGTTTGAGGTCATCAAACATGAAGATGATGACTATGTTGAGGCCGACGAGAGCGATGCGTTGAACGCTGCGATAGGTGATGGGGAGGAGGACGATCTTTACGGATGCACACAAGACGACAACCAAAAAATCGCACCTACCAAACCGACAGTTCGCATCTCACTGCGCAGAGTCAACCAGCTCTCCTCAGCAAAGATCAACACCTTACTCACCCAACTAAAAAGACTCCGCAAAGCAGAACCAACCACCAAATCCGTCGTCTTCAGCCAATTCACCTCCTTCCTCGACCTCCTCGCGCCCGCTCTAACCGCCGCCGGAATCTCCCACCTACGCTTCGACGGCAGCATGGCCCAAAAAGAACGCGCCAAAGTCCTAGCCGACTTCGCCTCCCGACCAAAATTCACAATCCTCCTCCTATCGCTCCGCGCCGGCGGCGTCGGTCTGAACTTGACGTGCGCGAAACGAGTCTTCATGATGGATCCGTGGTGGAGTTTTGCGGTCGAAGCGCAAGCGATTGATCGTGTGCATCGGATGGGGCAGACGGAGGAGGTGAGCGTTACGAGGTTTATTGTGGAGGGGAGTATTGAGGAGAAGATGTTGAAGGTGCAGGAGAGGAAGAAGTTTAT TGCGAGTTCGCTTGGGATGATGAGTgaggaggagaagaagaCGCAAAGGATTGAGGATATCAAGGAATTGCTGAGCTAG
- a CDS encoding Oxygen-dependent choline dehydrogenase, producing MWLKTLLPTLLLATTVAAAPGRHGYEQLHHNVRPANQSSEYEYVVIGSGPGGGPLAARLALAGHKVLLIEAGGDNHGVNQTVPARNLQSTADPAISWDHFVTHYKDEERQARDSKMTYKRKDGSYYTGKYPPKGAEPLGILYPRAGALGGCAEHNAAVTIYPFESDWTWHQNLTGDDSWAPEKMRDHFKKLERAQYLGAGEGHGFDGWFATSLTELALVATDLRVLSVVLSGASALGKSGIISSLLNTVTGLANVLVTDLNAEYEGRDEKEDLFQIPQAVDRDTGKRSSPRNFILQVANDDRYHLDIKLNTLATKIRFDQTGKTPQAIGVEYLSGEYLYGASLLFSSHNGTSGYVAASKEIIVSAGTFNTPQLLELSGIGPRAELEKFGIEVVKDLPGVGKNMQDRYEISIVGQTDSGEKLDISKDCTFGYESNDPCLEKWENGVSPLGRGPYTTGGVAVGVSMKSSLASESEDPDLFIIGAPGLFGGYYPGFAYDSVHPGNIWSWLALKAHTHNNAGTVTLRSANPRDVPQIDFNSLDTGNTDDNGDETDLQALYEGLRFGREAFDKVIPLQGDFVEIKPGRNVTGEDGLKEYARDDTWGHHACCSAAVGADDDENAVLDGKFRVRGVDSLRVVDASSFNKIPGTFIALPIYIISEKAADDILNG from the exons ATGTGGCTCAAGACTCTGCTGCCGACTTTGTTGCTTGCAACGACTGTTGCGGCGGCACCAGGACGACATGGCTATGAGCAGCTTCATCACAATGTCAGGCCTGCTAACCAGTCTTCCGAGTACGAGTATGTGGTCATTGGATCTGGACCTGGAGGAGGTCCTCTCGCTGCGCGACTTGCACTGGCAGGCCACAAAGTTCTCCTGATTGAAGCAGGAGGTGACAATCACGGTGTCAACCAGACAGTGCCTGCGAGGAATCTCCAATCCACCGCGGACCCGGCTATCTCGTGGGACCACTTTGTCACACACTACAAGGATGAGGAGCGACAAGCAAGAGATTCCAAGATGACATACAAGCGAAAAGACGGTAGCTACTACACTGGAAAGTACCCACCCAAGGGCGCTGAGCCACTCGGGATCCTCTACCCACGAGCAGGCGCTCTTGGAGGGTGTGCTGAGCACAATGCTGCCGTTACTATCTACCCCTTCGAGAGCGACTGGACCTGGCACCAGAACCTGACTGGAGACGACTCCTGGGCGCCTGAGAAGATGCGAGACCACTTCAAGAAGCTTGAGCGAGCCCAATACCTTGGAGCTGGCGAAGGGCATGGCTTTGACGGATGGTTCGCGACGAGCTTGACGGAGCTGGCGCTCGTTGCGACGGACTTGCGAGTTCTGTCTGTCGTGCTCTCTGGTGCTTCGGCTCTGGGCAAATCG GGTATCATCAGCTCTCTGCTCAACACAGTCACCGGTCTCGCCAACGTTCTGGTCACCGACCTCAACGCCGAGTACGAAGGTCGCGATGAAAAGGAGGATCTGTTCCAGATCCCTCAAGCTGTCGACAGAGACACCGGCAAGCGTAGCAGCCCCCGCAACTTCATTCTCCAAGTCGCCAACGACGACCGCTACCATCTGGACATCAAGCTGAACACCCTGGCAACGAAGATCCGCTTCGACCAGACTGGCAAGACCCCGCAGGCTATCGGTGTTGAGTACCTGTCTGGCGAGTACCTTTACGGCGCTAGCCTGTTGTTCAGCTCCCACAACGGCACATCTGGCTACGTTGCTGCCAGCAAGGAAATCATCGTCTCAGCAGGCACATTCAACACCCCTCAGCTCCTAGAACTCAGCGGCATCGGACCCCGCGCCGAGCTCGAAAAATTCGGCATCGAAGTCGTCAAGGACCTCCCAGGCGTCGGCAAGAACATGCAAGACCGCTACGAAATCAGCATCGTCGGCCAGACCGACTCCGGCGAGAAACTCGACATCTCCAAAGACTGTACCTTCGGCTACGAGTCCAACGACCCGTGTCTCGAGAAATGGGAGAATGGTGTCTCGCCACTTGGTAGAGGCCCTTACACAACCGGCGGTGTAGCCGTCGGCGTCTCCATGAAGTCCTCCCTCGCGAGCGAGTCTGAAGATCCAGACCTCTTCATCATCGGCGCCCCAGGTCTGTTCGGGGGCTATTACCCAGGTTTCGCATACGATAGTGTCCACCCCGGCAATATCTGGTCCTGGCTCGCTCTGAAGGCACACACCCATAACAATGCGGGTACAGTCACGCTGCGTTCCGCTAATCCTCGCGATGTCCCGCAGATCGATTTCAATTCCCTTGACACGGGGAATACTGATGATAATGGGGATGAGACGGATTTGCAGGCGCTGTATGAAGGGTTGAGGTTTGGACGGGAGGCGTTTGATAAGGTGATTCCACTTCAGGGTGATTTTGTTGAGATTAAGCCGGGACGCAACGTCACTGGGGAAGATGGGCTGAAGGAGTATGCAAGAGACGACACCTGGGGTCACCATGCTTGCTGCTCGGCTGCTGTCGGTGCGGATGACGATGAGAATGCTGTGCTCGATGGGAAGTTCCGCGTGAGAGGTGTGGATAGCTTGAGAGTGGTTGATGCGTCCAGCTTCAACAAGATTCCGGGAACGTTTATTGCGCTGCCGATTTATATTATTAGTGAGAAGGCGGCGGATGATATTCTCAACGGCTGA
- a CDS encoding Satratoxin biosynthesis SC1 cluster protein 4, with product MMYLVALPAVKIAILLTYLRIFQQKNFRMLVYGALGLNAAYAIIFVLVTAFQCTPINLAWHHWDNAHPGRCNNVNAQSWSSAAINIVLDIIVVALPMPMLWRMELNKRKKALVMLMFGVGIFVTIVSILRLQVLVKFGDSKNITYDYKSAGYWSIVELHTAVVCACMPGIRNLIRRAFPKLMGQSTAGSSKPSSNLSGRTAVASGVYKSGNEIFVRPRHSDDEAFIPLENVSTHKLVEARTQPVTPPESIHASCWGSQR from the exons ATGATGTACCTCGTGGCGCTACCCGCGGTCAAGATCGCTATCCTCCTCACCTATCTCCGCATCTTCCAGCAGAAAAACTTTCGAATGCTTGTTTATGGAGCTCTTGGCCTGAATGCGGCTTATGCAATCATCTTCGTGCTCGTGACTGCCTTCCAATGCACTCCCATAAATCTG GCGTGGCATCACTGGGACAACGCTCATCCTGGACGATGTAACAATGTTAACGCTCAGTCATGGTCTTCGGCAGCGATCAACATTGTGCTAGACATCATCGTTGTCGCTCTACCTATGCCAATGCTGTGGCGTATGGAACTCAACAAGCGCAAGAAGGCTTTGGTTATGCTCATGTTTG GTGTCGGTATCTTCGTCACCATCGTCAGCATATTGCGACTCCAGGTTCTCGTCAAATTTGGCGACTCGAAGAACATAACCTACGACTACAAATCCGCGGGTTACTGGTCTATCGTCGAATTGCACACAGCAGTGGTCTGCGCCTGTATGCCTGGAATCCGTAACCTCATTCGCCGAGCCTTTCCCAAGCTCATGGGACAGTCGACTGCAGGCTCGTCGAAGCCCTCATCGAACCTTTCCGGGCGAACCGCCGTTGCAAGCGGCGTTTACAAGAGTGGAAATGAGATCTTTGTGCGGCCAAGGCACAGCGACGACGAGGCGTTCATCCCGCTCGAAAACGTCAGCACTCATAAGTTGGTCGAGGCCCGGACGCAGCCAGTGACACCACCAGAGTCCATACACGCATCTTGCTGGGGATCTCAGAGATAA